The following are encoded together in the Trachemys scripta elegans isolate TJP31775 chromosome 7, CAS_Tse_1.0, whole genome shotgun sequence genome:
- the FGF8 gene encoding fibroblast growth factor 8 isoform X2, with translation MEPSSSVFSYLLLHLFVLSLQAQHVREQSLVTDQLSRRLVRTYQLYSRTSGKHVQVLDNKKINAMAEDGDAHAKLIVETDTFGSRVRIKGAETGFYICMNKKGKLIGKSNGKGKDCVFTEIVLENNYTALQNAKYEGWYMAFTRKGRPRKGSKTRQHQREVHFMKRLPKGHQTTEPHRRFEFLNYPFNRRSKRTRNSSPRQGP, from the exons ATGGAGCCCTCCTCCTCAGTATTTAGCTATTT GTTATTGCACTTGTTTGTTCTCTCCTTACAAGCTCAG CATGTGAGGGAGCAGAGCCTGGTGACGGATCAGCTCAGCCGACGGCTCGTCCGCACCTACCAGCTGTACAGCCGGACCAGCGGGAAGCACGTGCAAGTCCTGGACAACAAGAAAATCAATGCCATGGCCGAGGACGGGGATGCTCATG CCAAGCTCATCGTGGAGACGGACACCTTCGGGAGCCGCGTGCGCATCAAAGGGGCCGAGACCGGGTTCTACATCTGCATGAACAAGAAGGGGAAGCTGATTGGCAAG AGCAACGGCAAAGGCAAAGACTGCGTCTTCACGGAGATCGTCCTGGAGAACAACTACACGGCGCTGCAGAACGCCAAGTACGAGGGCTGGTACATGGCCTTCACCCGCAAGGGCCGGCCCCGCAAGGGCTCCAAGACGCGGCAGCACCAGCGCGAGGTGCACTTCATGAAAAGGCTCCCCAAGGGCCACCAGACCACCGAGCCCCACAGGCGCTTTGAGTTCCTCAATTACCCGTTCAACCGGAGAAGTAAAAGGACTCGAAACTCCAGCCCTCGGCAGGGCCCCTga
- the FGF8 gene encoding fibroblast growth factor 8 isoform X1, protein MEPSSSVFSYLLLHLFVLSLQAQVTVQSPPNFTQHVREQSLVTDQLSRRLVRTYQLYSRTSGKHVQVLDNKKINAMAEDGDAHAKLIVETDTFGSRVRIKGAETGFYICMNKKGKLIGKSNGKGKDCVFTEIVLENNYTALQNAKYEGWYMAFTRKGRPRKGSKTRQHQREVHFMKRLPKGHQTTEPHRRFEFLNYPFNRRSKRTRNSSPRQGP, encoded by the exons ATGGAGCCCTCCTCCTCAGTATTTAGCTATTT GTTATTGCACTTGTTTGTTCTCTCCTTACAAGCTCAG GTAACTGTTCAGTCCCCACCTAATTTTACACAGCATGTGAGGGAGCAGAGCCTGGTGACGGATCAGCTCAGCCGACGGCTCGTCCGCACCTACCAGCTGTACAGCCGGACCAGCGGGAAGCACGTGCAAGTCCTGGACAACAAGAAAATCAATGCCATGGCCGAGGACGGGGATGCTCATG CCAAGCTCATCGTGGAGACGGACACCTTCGGGAGCCGCGTGCGCATCAAAGGGGCCGAGACCGGGTTCTACATCTGCATGAACAAGAAGGGGAAGCTGATTGGCAAG AGCAACGGCAAAGGCAAAGACTGCGTCTTCACGGAGATCGTCCTGGAGAACAACTACACGGCGCTGCAGAACGCCAAGTACGAGGGCTGGTACATGGCCTTCACCCGCAAGGGCCGGCCCCGCAAGGGCTCCAAGACGCGGCAGCACCAGCGCGAGGTGCACTTCATGAAAAGGCTCCCCAAGGGCCACCAGACCACCGAGCCCCACAGGCGCTTTGAGTTCCTCAATTACCCGTTCAACCGGAGAAGTAAAAGGACTCGAAACTCCAGCCCTCGGCAGGGCCCCTga